The following proteins come from a genomic window of Prionailurus viverrinus isolate Anna chromosome D1, UM_Priviv_1.0, whole genome shotgun sequence:
- the LOC125177139 gene encoding olfactory receptor 5A1, giving the protein MRSMSTAKAWNSSSVTMFIFLGFADHPELQTLLFVTFLGIYLVTLAWNLALIFLIRGDPRLHTPMYFFLSNLSFIDICYSSTVAPKMLTDFFREQKTISFLGCAAQFFFFVSMGLTECFLLTVMAYDRYAAISSPLLYTAIMSQGLCTRMVLGAYVGGFLSSLIQASSIFQLHFCGPNIINHFFCDLPPVLALSCSDTFPSQVVNFLVVVTIGGTSFLILIISYSYIGNAVLKIRSVEGRKKAFSTCASHLMVVTLLFGTALFMYLRPSSSYSLGRDKVVSVFYSLVIPMLNPLIYSLRNREIKDALWKVLEKKKLFS; this is encoded by the coding sequence ATGAGAAGCATGTCCACAGCTAAGGCCTGGAATAGCTCTTCTGTAACCATGTTCATATTCCTGGGATTTGCAGACCATCCAGAACTCCAGACCCTTCTCTTTGTGACCTTCCTGGGTATCTATCTTGTGACACTGGCCTGGAACCTGGCCCTCATCTTTTTGATCAGAGGTGACCCCCGTCTGCAcacacccatgtacttcttcctcagcAACTTGTCTTTCATCGACATCTGCTACTCTTCTACAGTGGCCCCCAAGATGCTCACTGATTTCTTCCGGGAGCAAAAGACCATATCATTCTTGGGCTGTGctgctcagttttttttcttcGTCAGTATGGGTCTCACTGAGTGCTTCCTCCTGACTGTCATGGCATACGACAGATATGCAGCCATCTCCAGTCCCCTGCTCTACACAGCCATCATGTCCCAGGGCCTCTGCACACGCATGGTGCTTGGGGCATATGTTGGTGGCTTCCTGAGCTCCCTGATCCAGGCCAGCTCCATATTTCAGCTTCACTTCTGCGGACCCAACATTATCAATCATTTCTTCTGTGACCTCCCTCCAGTACTGGCACTTTCTTGCTCTGACACCTTTCCTAGTCAAGTGGTGAATTTTCTCGTGGTAGTCACTATTGGGGGGACATCGTTCCTCATCCTCATCATCTCCTACAGTTACATAGGAAATGCTGTCTTGAAAATCCGTTCAGTGGAAGGCCGAAAGAAAGCCTTCAGCACATGTGCCTCACACTTGATGGTGGTGACTCTGTTGTTTGGGACAGCCCTTTTCATGTACCTGAGACCCAGCTCCAGCTACTCGCTTGGCAGGGACAAGGTAGTGTCTGTGTTCTATTCACTGGTGATCCCCATGCTGAACCCTCTCATTTACAgtttgaggaacagagagatcaAAGATGCCCTATGGAAGGTGTTGGAGAAGAAGAAACTGTTTTCCTAG